The nucleotide sequence AAGGCCGCGGCCGAACGCGGCTGGATCGACGGCGATCGCGCCATGATGGAGTCTCTGGTGGCCATCGCACGCGCTGGTGCCGACATGACGATCACCTATTTCGCACTCGAAGCGGCCGCTGCTCTGCGCAACCGCTGACCTGCCTTCTTTTAACAGCCCATCGTCGATGCACAATCCCTGGCGTGACATGCCCCCCGGTCCGCATGTGCCGGAGCTGGTTACCGCGATCATCGAGATTCCCGCGGGCTCGCGCAACAAGTACGAGCTCGACAAGGAATCCGGACAGTTCAAGCTCGATCGCGTGCTGTATTCGGCCGTACACTATCCGGGCGACTACGGCTTCATTCCGCGCACACTGCACGAGGACAATGATCCGCTCGACATTCTCGTGCGCATCAACGAGCCCACGTTTCCGGGGTGCCAGATCACCTGCCGCCCGATCGGCGTGCTGAAGATGCTGGACAAGGGTGAGCCCGACGAGAAGATCCTCGCCGTGCCCAGCGATGATCCGTACCACAACGACATCTACGACATCGCCGACATGCCGGCGCACTACCTGAAGGAGATCGAACACTTCTTCGGCATCTACAAGGATCTCGAGGGCAAGCGCGTCGAGATTCAGGGATGGGAGAAAAGTGAGGTGGCGTTCAAGGTGATTCAGAGATCCATTGAGCGGTATGCAGAGGTGTACTTGAAGGGTGCGTGATGGGGACGGTAAGCTCCCAGGTGAGCAGGGGGGAGGGTATCAGGGGGCAGGAGGGAGGTAAACCGCGCGCTGTTCACCTGCTTCCTCCATCCTGATACCCTCCCCCCTGCTCACTTGGGAGTTTGCAGTTCAGAAGGCCGCCGCCCGCTTCATCACCAACGCCGCATTAATCCCGCCAAATCCAAAACTGTTCGACAGCACCACCTTGGGACTCAGCTCGCGGCCGTGCTGCGGCACGTAGTCCAGATCGCAGCCGTCGTCGGGCGTTTCCAGATTGAGCGTGGGCGGGATCCAGCCGCGTGAAATCGTGAGCGCGCTGATCGCCGCTTCGAACGCGCCGGAAGCACCGAGGGCGTGGCCGTAGTAACCCTTGGTGCTCGACACCGGAACACGGTACGCGTGCTCGCCGAACACCTGCTTGATGGCCATGGTTTCAGTGGGATCGTTCAGCGGTGTGCTGCTGCCGTGAGCATTGATGTAGTCGATCTGTTCCACGCTCACCGACGCATCGCGCAGCGCGTTGCGCATGCATCGCGCGGCCTGCGCGCCGTCGGGGCGCGGGGCGGTCATGTGATGCGCGTCGTTGGTGGTGCCGTAGCCGCTCAGCTCCGCATAAATGCGGGCGCCACGCGCTTCCGCGTGTGACCACTCCTCCAGCAACAGTACGGCGCCGCCTTCGCCCATCACGAATCCATCGCGGTGTTTGTCGAACGGCCGCGACGCGCGCGCCGGATCGTCGTTGCGCGTAGACATCGCGCGAATGAGCGCGAAGGCACCGAAGCATAGGGTGGCCAGTGGCGCTTCCGATCCGCCGGCCAGCATCACGTCGGCGTAGCCGTCGCGGATCTGTCGGAACGCTTCACCGATCGCCATGGAGCCCGACGCACAGCTCATCGCGTTGGTGGAGTTGGGACCCGACACGCCGAACTCGATGGCCATGTTGCAGCTGGCCGAGCCGCCGAATACGGCGAGAGCGAGCGTGGCATCGACGGCGCGCAGTCCGCCGTGCAAAAAGCGGGCGGCCTGTTCCTCGGCGTAGCCGACGCCGCCCAGTGCGGTACCCATCATCGCGCCCACGCGATCACGATCTTCGTTGGCCAGATCGAGCTTTCCGTCTTCAAGGGCCAGTATCGAACTGACGACCGCGAACTCGCTGAAGCGGTCGAGACGCTTCACGCGCTTCGCGTCGATCCATTTGGTAGCGTCGAAGTCGTCGATCTGCGCCGCGCACTGCGAACGGTAAATCGACGCGTCGAACCGCGTGGCCGGCACCACCGCCGAGCGCTCGGCGCGCAGCCCTTGCCACAGCGCTTCGACGCCTGTGCCGATCGGTGTGACGCACCCGATGCCGGTGATCGCCACCCGACGTCGGGATGGGGAGGATTCGGGCGTCGTGTAGGACGGCGGCGGATTGGTCATGAAGGATTCCGTTCAGCGACGGCGGCCAGACCCGCCAGGGTGCGCGACGCGATGCCGTGCACGAATACCGGAGCGATCACCTGCGTGGCCGCGAACCGTCCGATCAACGGCCATAGCGGGCCGTTCCACACGTGCACGATGCGCGTGAGGGTGCCGCCTTCGACCGGCGTGAAACTCCACTCCACGTCCATCCGCGTGGTCACGCCACCGACGTGCTTGAACCGCACCCACGGTACGTCATGATTCACCGCCATCTCCGACAGCCACCACGTGGGCCAGTTGAACTGACCGAACGGGCGATTGGCCGCCATCTCCACCATGCCACCGCCATCGGGCGTACGATGACGAAACCGTACGAGCCGGTAGTGCGGTAGATACGCCGGCCAATGCTCGACCTCGCGCGCAATCTCGAAAATGCGCGCCACCGGGGCGCGCACGATCCGCTCGTCGATCTGTGTCACCAGTTGGTCCGCTGGTGGCGGACCCAGTTCGTAGTTCGCGTGCATGGGCGAGGCTGAGGAAAAAGGCATGGACATTTACGGGCAGGCGCCGGCACGCGGCGACGGCGCCCACACGGCGACGACCCGGAACCCGGGGGCTCGGTGGGCCTGTACGGCGCAACCGGTGGCCCGTTCCACAAGCGACTGTAATTCGTCGCGCGTGAATCCGCGCAGGATCGACACGATGCCATCGTGCCGGCTCACGGGGTGAAACCGGAGCAGGAACGATGCCGCCCAGAGGCCAGCCACCGCAAACCAGCTGCGACGCAGGTCGCCGATGATCACCGCTGAGCGTGCGACACGCGTGCATTCCTGAAGCAGGCGATCGGCCTCCGGGCCGTCGAAGTGGTGCAACACCTGCGAACAGGTCACGATATCAATGCTGCCGTCGGCAAATGGCAGCGCCATGGCGTCGGTAGCGAGCGCGTGCGTACACGAGGCGCTGGCTGCACGGGCCAGTGCGGGAACGAGCTCGGCACCGATGGTGGTGAGTGCGACGGCGCTGTCCGCGTTCATGCGTTGTGCCATACGCTCCGCGGCACGGGGGATGTCGCCTAACCCGGTGCCGATGTCGAGCAAGGTGAGCGTGCCCGTCGCCGAGCCGATGGCGCGCTGTGCGTGCAGTACCCGTCGCACCTCGACCAACACGACGCGGCGCCCGCCAAAGAAACGATTCGCCAAAGCGACATCACGCAGCGAGCGCAACGCGAGCGCGGGATCCTCTCCGGGGTCGTCGAGGATCTCACTGCCGCGTCGGCGCGCCGGCGTGAACATGGAGGCGAGGCGCGAGTCTATCGTTCCAACTGCGCGTAGCCACCGCGATAGTAGAGCAGCGGCTTCGCATCGCGCGCCGCGGCCTGTTCCACATGTCCGACCACAATGACATGGTCGCCGGCCGGATGGCGGGCCACGATACGGCACTGCATTGATGCCAACACATCATCGAGCACGGCATCGCCCAGCTCACCGTCCACGTATCCCACGCCCGCAAAGCGATCGTCCACCTTGCCGGCAAAGCGGCGGGAGAGCGCTTCCTGCGAATCGGCGAGCACATTGACCGCGAAGCTCGTGGCATCTGCCATCACCGGCGCCATCGTGGCGTCGTTGCCGATGCACACTAGCACCAGCGGCGGATCGAGGCTGAGCGAGGAAAACGCACTCACCGTCATGCCGTGCGGCGTCCCGTTCACATCATGCGTGGTGATGACGGTGATGCCGGAAGCGAAGCGGCCCAGAACGGCGCGGAACAAATCTTGATCGATCATCAGGAAAGGAATCGGAGCAGGGTGCGCGGGCGCAGCACCGCCGACGGCGGCACGAAGTCGCCCGTGACCCCGATCAACAGGTCAGCGAGATCGCGATCGCGCGTCAGCACCCGCGCGGCGTGATTCATCAACGTCGGAAAAGCCACGGCGGCTCCAATGAGCTTTTCGACGCGCCACTTTCCGGCAAAGGTGTGCTTCCGCGCCTGCTCGTAGGCCCGCAGGGCACGACGCATTCCGCGCGAGTCAGCCTGTTCGCGGGCATGCACCGCGTCGACCGCGTACGGGGCCAGCAGCTCGCCACCGCGCAGGGCGGCATAGATGCCTTCACCGGTGAACGGATCGTAGAAGTCGGCCGCGTCGCCCGTGAGCATCGCGCCCGGCGCCCAAGCACGGGTGGCGTGCGACGCAAACGGTCCGGTCGCGCGCACGGGTGTTTCCCGCACCGCATCGCGAAAGCGCGGATGCAACGCGGGCTGTTCGGCAATCCATGCCTCGAGAAACGCCGTCGGATCGCCGGCCATCCCCTGCGCCGCGCGTCGCGGCACGACTAAGGCCACGTTGGTGAGTCCACCGGACACTGCGGCGAGCCCCACATAGCCGTTTCGCGTCACATGCATCTCGCCAAGCGTGCCAATGCCCTCCACGTCGCGGTAGTGCGCCACCAGCGCTACGCGCCGAGGCCACCGCGATTGATGCGCCAGTTCCAGTCGGCGCGACACGATCGAACGCAAGCCGTCGGCACCGATCACCAACGACGCGCGCATCGCGCGCATGCCGTCGGGCGTACGCACGTCCACACCGCACACGGTACCGCTCGCGTCGAGCGTCACGCCCTCGACTTTGGCGTCTTCGAGCACGCACACGCCGGCGGCTCGCGCGCGCTCGACGAGCAGGGTGTCGAGAATTTCGCGTCGCACGCCGAGCCCGCGATCGCGGAAGCCGCGAAAACCGTGACGCGCCACGAACTCGCCATGAATGCGGTCGCCCGATGGCGCGTGCACCACCATGCCGGTCAACGCCGCCGCGCCACCCTGCTCAAGATGGCCCAGCGCGCCCATCGCGTCGAGAATGCGGCTGGCCTCCGGGCTGACGTACTCAGCACACGGCTTGGCCCGTGGAAACCGAGCCCGGTCGAGCAGGCACACCTCGAGCCCCGCCGTGGCGAGATGCCAGGCCGCCGAACTGCCGGCGGGGCCTCCGCCCACGACGATCACCTGCCAGGCGCGCGAGTAGTCGGACATGGGGCTCGGAAGGAGGCATCGCAAAACCAGAGGAATCCTGAGAACCTAACTCCCCGAGCGGGCACACAGATCCCGTGTGCAAGCGAAGGGCCAGCCGGGCGTCGCTATGCGGACGCGCCCGCGGTCAGCCAGGCCAACAGGGCCGCCGACGCCGTGCACACGAAGTTCACCTCGTCGTTGCCAAGCCATCGCCAGCCACCCCGGTGCCGGGTGT is from Gemmatimonas sp. and encodes:
- a CDS encoding inorganic diphosphatase translates to MHNPWRDMPPGPHVPELVTAIIEIPAGSRNKYELDKESGQFKLDRVLYSAVHYPGDYGFIPRTLHEDNDPLDILVRINEPTFPGCQITCRPIGVLKMLDKGEPDEKILAVPSDDPYHNDIYDIADMPAHYLKEIEHFFGIYKDLEGKRVEIQGWEKSEVAFKVIQRSIERYAEVYLKGA
- the fabF gene encoding beta-ketoacyl-ACP synthase II, encoding MTNPPPSYTTPESSPSRRRVAITGIGCVTPIGTGVEALWQGLRAERSAVVPATRFDASIYRSQCAAQIDDFDATKWIDAKRVKRLDRFSEFAVVSSILALEDGKLDLANEDRDRVGAMMGTALGGVGYAEEQAARFLHGGLRAVDATLALAVFGGSASCNMAIEFGVSGPNSTNAMSCASGSMAIGEAFRQIRDGYADVMLAGGSEAPLATLCFGAFALIRAMSTRNDDPARASRPFDKHRDGFVMGEGGAVLLLEEWSHAEARGARIYAELSGYGTTNDAHHMTAPRPDGAQAARCMRNALRDASVSVEQIDYINAHGSSTPLNDPTETMAIKQVFGEHAYRVPVSSTKGYYGHALGASGAFEAAISALTISRGWIPPTLNLETPDDGCDLDYVPQHGRELSPKVVLSNSFGFGGINAALVMKRAAAF
- a CDS encoding SRPBCC family protein codes for the protein MPFSSASPMHANYELGPPPADQLVTQIDERIVRAPVARIFEIAREVEHWPAYLPHYRLVRFRHRTPDGGGMVEMAANRPFGQFNWPTWWLSEMAVNHDVPWVRFKHVGGVTTRMDVEWSFTPVEGGTLTRIVHVWNGPLWPLIGRFAATQVIAPVFVHGIASRTLAGLAAVAERNPS
- a CDS encoding methyltransferase domain-containing protein yields the protein MFTPARRRGSEILDDPGEDPALALRSLRDVALANRFFGGRRVVLVEVRRVLHAQRAIGSATGTLTLLDIGTGLGDIPRAAERMAQRMNADSAVALTTIGAELVPALARAASASCTHALATDAMALPFADGSIDIVTCSQVLHHFDGPEADRLLQECTRVARSAVIIGDLRRSWFAVAGLWAASFLLRFHPVSRHDGIVSILRGFTRDELQSLVERATGCAVQAHRAPGFRVVAVWAPSPRAGACP
- a CDS encoding flavin reductase family protein; amino-acid sequence: MIDQDLFRAVLGRFASGITVITTHDVNGTPHGMTVSAFSSLSLDPPLVLVCIGNDATMAPVMADATSFAVNVLADSQEALSRRFAGKVDDRFAGVGYVDGELGDAVLDDVLASMQCRIVARHPAGDHVIVVGHVEQAAARDAKPLLYYRGGYAQLER
- a CDS encoding FAD-dependent oxidoreductase; the protein is MSDYSRAWQVIVVGGGPAGSSAAWHLATAGLEVCLLDRARFPRAKPCAEYVSPEASRILDAMGALGHLEQGGAAALTGMVVHAPSGDRIHGEFVARHGFRGFRDRGLGVRREILDTLLVERARAAGVCVLEDAKVEGVTLDASGTVCGVDVRTPDGMRAMRASLVIGADGLRSIVSRRLELAHQSRWPRRVALVAHYRDVEGIGTLGEMHVTRNGYVGLAAVSGGLTNVALVVPRRAAQGMAGDPTAFLEAWIAEQPALHPRFRDAVRETPVRATGPFASHATRAWAPGAMLTGDAADFYDPFTGEGIYAALRGGELLAPYAVDAVHAREQADSRGMRRALRAYEQARKHTFAGKWRVEKLIGAAVAFPTLMNHAARVLTRDRDLADLLIGVTGDFVPPSAVLRPRTLLRFLS